A stretch of Rhinopithecus roxellana isolate Shanxi Qingling chromosome 12, ASM756505v1, whole genome shotgun sequence DNA encodes these proteins:
- the LOC104682132 gene encoding ATPase family AAA domain-containing protein 1-like isoform X2, with protein MVHAEAFSRPLSRNVVVGLIFRLTIFDAVTYFTIKWLVDAIDPTRKQKVEAQKQAEKLMKEIGMKNVKLSEYEMNIAAHLVDPLNMHVTWSDITGLDDVITDLKDTVILPIKKKHLFENSRLLQPSKGVLLNGPPGCGKTLIAKATAKEAGYQFINLQHSTLTNKWYGESQKLAAAIFSLAIKLQPSIIFIDEIDSFLRNHSSSDHEATAMMKAQFMSLWDRLDTDHSCQAIPALKQREAILKLILKNENVDRHVDLLQVAQETDGFSGSDLKEMCQDVALLCVREYVNSTSEESHDEDEIRPVQQQDLHRATEKMKKSKDAAFQNVLAHVCLD; from the exons ATGGTACATGCTGAAGCCTTTTCTCGTCCTTTGAGTCGAAATGTAGTTGTTGGTTTAATTTTCCGTTTGACAATATTTGATGCAGTGACATACTTTACTATCAAATGGTTGGTAGATGCAATTGATCCAACCAGAAAGCAAAAAGTAGAAGCTCAGAAACAGGCAGAAAAACTAATGAAGGAAATCGGTATGAAAAATGTGAAGCTCTCAGAATATGAAATGAATATTGCTGCTCATCTAGTAGACCCTCTTAATATGCATGTTACTTGGAGTGATATAACAGGTTTAGATGATGTCATTACGGATCTGAAAGACACAGTCATCTTACCTATCAAAAAGAAGCATTTGTTTGAGAATTCCAGGCTTCTGCAGCCTTCAAAAGGTGTTCTTCTCAATGGGCCTCCAGGCTGTGGTAAAACGTTGATTGCCAAGGCCACTGCCAAAGAAGCAGGCTATCAATTTATTAACCTTCAGCATTCCACACTGACTAACAAGTGGTACGGAGAATCTCAAAAATTGGCTGCTGCTATCTTCTCCCTTGCCATAAAGCTACAACCATCCATCATCTTTATAGATGAAATAGACTCCTTTCTACGAAACCATTCAAGTTCTGACCATGAAGCTACAGCTATGATGAAAGCTCAGTTTATGAGTCTCTGGGATAGATTGGATACTGATCACAGCTGCCAGGCCATA CCTGCTTTAAAACAGAGAGAAGCAATCCTGAAACTcatcttgaaaaatgaaaatgtggataGGCATGTAGACCTGCTACAAGTTGCCCAGGAAACTGATGGCTTTTCAGGAAGTGACCTAAAAGAGATGTGTCAAGATGTTGCCCTCCTCTGTGTTAGAGAATATGTTAATTCTACATCAGAAGAAAGCCATGATGAAGATGAAATTCGGCCTGTTCAACAGCAGGACCTGCATCGGGCAactgaaaagatgaagaaatcaaAGGATGCAGCATTTCAGAATGTTTTAGCACATGTTTGTTTAGATTGA
- the LOC104682132 gene encoding ATPase family AAA domain-containing protein 1-like isoform X1: MVHAEAFSRPLSRNVVVGLIFRLTIFDAVTYFTIKWLVDAIDPTRKQKVEAQKQAEKLMKEIGMKNVKLSEYEMNIAAHLVDPLNMHVTWSDITGLDDVITDLKDTVILPIKKKHLFENSRLLQPSKGVLLNGPPGCGKTLIAKATAKEAGYQFINLQHSTLTNKWYGESQKLAAAIFSLAIKLQPSIIFIDEIDSFLRNHSSSDHEATAMMKAQFMSLWDRLDTDHSCQAIVMGAANRPQDLDSAIMRRMPTRFHINQPALKQREAILKLILKNENVDRHVDLLQVAQETDGFSGSDLKEMCQDVALLCVREYVNSTSEESHDEDEIRPVQQQDLHRATEKMKKSKDAAFQNVLAHVCLD, translated from the coding sequence ATGGTACATGCTGAAGCCTTTTCTCGTCCTTTGAGTCGAAATGTAGTTGTTGGTTTAATTTTCCGTTTGACAATATTTGATGCAGTGACATACTTTACTATCAAATGGTTGGTAGATGCAATTGATCCAACCAGAAAGCAAAAAGTAGAAGCTCAGAAACAGGCAGAAAAACTAATGAAGGAAATCGGTATGAAAAATGTGAAGCTCTCAGAATATGAAATGAATATTGCTGCTCATCTAGTAGACCCTCTTAATATGCATGTTACTTGGAGTGATATAACAGGTTTAGATGATGTCATTACGGATCTGAAAGACACAGTCATCTTACCTATCAAAAAGAAGCATTTGTTTGAGAATTCCAGGCTTCTGCAGCCTTCAAAAGGTGTTCTTCTCAATGGGCCTCCAGGCTGTGGTAAAACGTTGATTGCCAAGGCCACTGCCAAAGAAGCAGGCTATCAATTTATTAACCTTCAGCATTCCACACTGACTAACAAGTGGTACGGAGAATCTCAAAAATTGGCTGCTGCTATCTTCTCCCTTGCCATAAAGCTACAACCATCCATCATCTTTATAGATGAAATAGACTCCTTTCTACGAAACCATTCAAGTTCTGACCATGAAGCTACAGCTATGATGAAAGCTCAGTTTATGAGTCTCTGGGATAGATTGGATACTGATCACAGCTGCCAGGCCATAGTAATGGGAGCTGCCAATCGTCCTCAGGACCTTGACTCTGCTATAATGAGAAGAATGCCTACAAGATTTCACATCAACCAGCCTGCTTTAAAACAGAGAGAAGCAATCCTGAAACTcatcttgaaaaatgaaaatgtggataGGCATGTAGACCTGCTACAAGTTGCCCAGGAAACTGATGGCTTTTCAGGAAGTGACCTAAAAGAGATGTGTCAAGATGTTGCCCTCCTCTGTGTTAGAGAATATGTTAATTCTACATCAGAAGAAAGCCATGATGAAGATGAAATTCGGCCTGTTCAACAGCAGGACCTGCATCGGGCAactgaaaagatgaagaaatcaaAGGATGCAGCATTTCAGAATGTTTTAGCACATGTTTGTTTAGATTGA